The Leptospira barantonii genome includes a region encoding these proteins:
- a CDS encoding DUF445 domain-containing protein, producing the protein MNFEIVSLLLMPFTYAFVGWFTNWVALKMTFYPLKFYGIPPYLGWQGIIPRKAEKMAGKAVDIVTTYLIDVEEMFSKVDPTMIQENLRPEIQKTILETMKEVSDELNPLVWNLIPDLVKNSMMKEIERQAMDSIPTLFQDLRKDSKRIFDIKGLVIRNMTGDNVHLTVEMFQKVGAKEFRFIEVSGFYFGFALGLIQMGIWLIYPALWTLPVQGIIVGYLTNWLALFLIFRPLEPIGIGPFRFQGLFIKRQKEVSEEYSRMLATRILSSEKILEELFFGKASEEVFNLVVHAIERQMDTMASVIRPTLSLSFTSNQYNRMKEKIIRKITENLKNFTTHIEDYVEKAIDLECTLSGKMMSLPPADFEDVLRTVFKEDELLLILVGAALGALVGLGQAFFMML; encoded by the coding sequence TTGAACTTCGAAATCGTTTCCTTATTGCTTATGCCGTTCACTTACGCGTTCGTAGGTTGGTTCACCAACTGGGTCGCGTTAAAAATGACTTTTTATCCGTTGAAGTTCTACGGAATTCCTCCTTATCTTGGTTGGCAGGGAATCATTCCGAGAAAGGCCGAAAAGATGGCGGGCAAGGCGGTCGACATCGTGACGACGTATCTCATCGACGTCGAGGAAATGTTCAGCAAGGTCGACCCGACGATGATTCAGGAGAATCTTCGTCCCGAAATCCAAAAAACGATTCTCGAAACGATGAAAGAGGTTTCGGACGAACTCAATCCTCTCGTTTGGAATTTGATTCCGGACCTAGTTAAGAATTCCATGATGAAGGAAATCGAAAGACAGGCTATGGATTCCATCCCGACCCTGTTTCAGGATTTACGCAAGGACTCCAAAAGAATCTTCGACATAAAAGGATTAGTAATCCGTAATATGACCGGGGACAACGTTCATCTCACGGTCGAAATGTTTCAGAAGGTGGGCGCGAAAGAATTTCGATTTATAGAGGTTTCCGGTTTTTATTTCGGATTCGCGCTCGGTTTGATCCAGATGGGAATTTGGCTGATTTATCCGGCGCTCTGGACCCTACCCGTTCAGGGAATTATAGTGGGATATCTCACGAATTGGCTCGCGCTCTTTTTGATCTTTCGTCCTTTGGAACCGATCGGCATAGGTCCCTTCCGTTTTCAGGGACTTTTTATCAAACGTCAAAAAGAAGTTTCCGAAGAATATTCGAGAATGCTCGCAACGCGTATTCTCAGTTCCGAAAAGATTTTGGAAGAATTGTTTTTCGGCAAAGCCTCCGAGGAAGTTTTCAACCTGGTCGTTCACGCGATCGAAAGACAGATGGATACGATGGCTTCGGTCATTCGCCCTACGCTTTCCCTTTCTTTTACTTCGAATCAATACAACCGTATGAAGGAAAAAATCATTCGGAAGATCACGGAGAATCTGAAAAACTTCACGACTCATATCGAAGACTATGTGGAAAAAGCGATCGATCTTGAATGTACACTTTCGGGAAAGATGATGTCGCTTCCTCCCGCCGACTTCGAAGACGTTTTGCGGACCGTGTTTAAGGAAGACGAACTTTTGTTGATTTTGGTGGGGGCCGCGCTCGGAGCCCTTGTCGGTCTCGGTCAGGCGTTTTTTATGATGCTTTGA
- a CDS encoding alpha/beta fold hydrolase, translating into MSLNKIEGKPMIALYPTKRKTSKKIDTESRFKTTFVRNGNLNLFLKYNTTAEERPDRETILFVHGYPDEHSTWDRQLELLSEEFNVGAFDLRGAGDSSKPSEQKAYNAREIFKDFEAVIRFLGNGKPIHLVAHDWGALLSWAYVGDFEYSKNILSYTAMGGPHPILARNLMFKYFFSLNPKKMWLALRQSVMSWYIVFFQIPWLPGFLMRRLALPVWKYLMYAAEIPKEDPMRTFTKEQILKSAIHPMNLYRELIRGKLYPTPKRIEVPVRVLIPLRDMAISPECYDSHRAVCDSLEFYPVDSNHWIQKEHPNLVSDQIRNFVLRNAG; encoded by the coding sequence ATGTCTCTTAACAAAATCGAAGGAAAACCGATGATCGCTTTGTATCCGACAAAAAGAAAAACCTCGAAAAAAATTGATACGGAATCCCGTTTTAAAACGACATTCGTTCGAAACGGAAATCTGAATCTTTTTCTAAAATACAATACGACCGCGGAAGAAAGGCCGGATCGGGAAACGATTCTTTTTGTTCACGGTTATCCGGACGAACATTCGACTTGGGATCGCCAGCTCGAATTACTTTCGGAAGAATTCAACGTGGGCGCGTTCGATCTGAGGGGCGCCGGAGATTCCAGCAAACCCTCGGAACAAAAGGCTTACAACGCTCGGGAAATTTTTAAGGATTTCGAAGCGGTGATTCGTTTTTTAGGAAACGGAAAACCGATTCATCTCGTCGCTCACGATTGGGGGGCATTGTTGTCCTGGGCCTATGTGGGGGATTTTGAATATTCCAAAAACATTCTTTCCTACACCGCGATGGGCGGTCCGCATCCGATACTTGCAAGAAACTTAATGTTTAAATACTTCTTCAGTTTGAATCCGAAGAAGATGTGGTTGGCCTTGCGACAATCCGTCATGTCCTGGTATATCGTGTTTTTCCAGATCCCTTGGTTGCCCGGATTTTTGATGAGAAGATTGGCGCTTCCGGTTTGGAAGTATCTGATGTATGCCGCCGAAATTCCGAAAGAGGATCCGATGCGAACGTTTACAAAAGAACAGATTCTCAAAAGCGCGATCCATCCGATGAACTTATATAGGGAACTGATCCGAGGAAAATTATATCCGACTCCGAAACGGATCGAGGTTCCGGTTCGAGTTTTGATACCCTTAAGAGATATGGCGATCAGTCCGGAATGTTACGATTCTCACCGAGCGGTTTGCGATTCCTTGGAATTTTATCCGGTCGATTCCAATCATTGGATTCAAAAGGAACATCCGAATCTTGTGAGCGATCAAATTCGGAATTTCGTTCTTCGAAACGCGGGATAA
- a CDS encoding sensor histidine kinase has protein sequence MTEWNEKSRLDPDELLRKIQEDEKKESSGKLKVFFGMVAGVGKTYAMLNAARALKKEGVDVVVGYIETHGRKETEELLEGLEILPRKKLQHRGIEFEEMDIDSILKRKPEVVLVDEFAHTNITGSRHVKRYQDVIEILNHSINVFTTLNVQHLESQVEAVEKSALVKIRETIPDSVLDMADEILLIDLSPDDLRKRLQEGKVYVAEKADLAGDHFFKKENLSFLRETALNYTARHVNTSPDSTKFRERILVAINASPDSYSLLRYAKRLAYERNGELFTIYNQTRENLSKENVSQLEKNLNFARELGSEILYTADEDLVESILRIAEQKNITRVVLAKRNQSWWNRWNSTVSRLTRTTTNFELCLVPYDQPRDLGEESALDRFLRTSSGGKQYVASLTLILLATALSLFLEPITGYWSISFLYLFFVSAIGSFFSKGPTVLAGLLSGIFWDFLFIPPRYTFFIEKLEDVLMFGSFLFISIIIGNVTSRLRQKEKTLVNRELRLTTLYDLSKELGHAREIRQISEIGAENLRKVFQTDVTILLENQGNIDSNSSRAGNFFPDAKETAVANWVYKNKTPAGKFTDTLPLSSGTYFPMVAPGKVIGVVGIVLGERLNLDQENLLLTMGNQIALALERELLSEETRTRYLANQSERLYTIIFNSLSHELKTPLSTIRGAVTALMEPEIGTAEEARNELLNEINESSMILNLLLGNLLDISRYESGFLKLRMDWHDPSDLVHVVVRRLRQTVKNSRCVIRLPENPIPTWMDFTLMEQSLFNVVFNAVQISPEGSPVSIELICKKDKMQYVVEDNGPGIPEEELEKIFEKFYRSKNQSHVGSGLGLSISKSIVETHGGTLIAENRKEGGARFCIEIPVKPG, from the coding sequence ATGACCGAGTGGAACGAAAAATCGCGTTTAGATCCGGACGAACTTCTTCGTAAGATTCAAGAAGATGAAAAAAAAGAATCTTCAGGAAAGCTGAAAGTTTTTTTCGGGATGGTCGCGGGTGTGGGAAAAACCTACGCGATGTTAAACGCCGCACGCGCTTTAAAAAAAGAAGGAGTAGACGTCGTGGTAGGTTACATAGAAACACACGGTCGCAAAGAAACGGAAGAGCTACTCGAAGGACTCGAAATACTTCCCCGAAAAAAACTACAACACAGAGGAATCGAATTCGAAGAAATGGACATAGACTCCATTCTCAAACGAAAACCCGAAGTCGTATTGGTCGACGAGTTCGCACATACGAATATCACCGGAAGTAGACACGTAAAACGTTATCAGGACGTAATCGAAATTCTCAATCACAGCATAAACGTATTCACAACTTTGAATGTTCAACATTTGGAAAGTCAAGTGGAAGCCGTGGAAAAAAGCGCGCTCGTAAAAATCAGGGAAACCATACCCGATTCCGTTTTGGACATGGCGGATGAAATTCTTTTGATCGATCTTTCCCCGGACGATCTCAGAAAAAGACTGCAGGAAGGAAAGGTATACGTCGCGGAAAAGGCGGATCTTGCCGGAGATCATTTTTTCAAAAAGGAGAATCTTTCCTTTCTTCGGGAAACCGCACTTAACTATACCGCGAGACACGTAAACACCTCGCCCGATTCCACGAAATTCAGGGAAAGAATCTTGGTAGCGATCAACGCAAGTCCCGATTCTTATTCCTTATTACGTTATGCGAAACGTCTTGCATACGAACGAAACGGTGAACTGTTCACTATCTACAATCAGACAAGGGAGAATCTTTCCAAAGAAAACGTAAGTCAATTGGAAAAAAATCTGAACTTTGCGAGAGAACTCGGTTCGGAAATTCTTTACACCGCCGACGAGGACCTCGTAGAATCCATTCTCAGGATCGCGGAACAAAAGAATATAACCCGTGTCGTATTAGCAAAACGGAATCAATCCTGGTGGAACCGGTGGAACTCCACGGTTTCCAGACTTACCAGAACGACCACCAACTTCGAACTTTGTCTTGTTCCGTACGATCAACCCCGTGACCTCGGCGAAGAATCCGCACTCGATCGTTTTCTAAGAACCTCTTCCGGAGGAAAACAATACGTCGCGTCCCTAACATTGATTCTTTTGGCGACTGCATTGAGTCTTTTTTTGGAACCGATCACAGGTTATTGGAGTATCTCGTTTTTATATCTCTTTTTCGTTTCCGCCATCGGATCTTTTTTTTCCAAAGGCCCCACGGTTCTCGCGGGATTACTCTCCGGAATCTTTTGGGATTTTTTATTCATTCCGCCTAGATATACTTTTTTTATCGAAAAGCTGGAAGACGTTTTGATGTTCGGTTCCTTTCTTTTTATATCGATCATCATAGGCAACGTCACTTCTCGTCTGAGACAAAAGGAAAAAACATTGGTCAACCGGGAACTTCGTTTAACAACGTTATACGATCTTTCCAAAGAGTTGGGACACGCGAGAGAAATCCGGCAGATCTCCGAAATCGGAGCGGAGAATTTAAGGAAGGTATTTCAAACCGACGTAACGATCCTATTGGAAAATCAGGGAAACATCGATTCCAATTCTTCCCGAGCAGGAAATTTTTTTCCAGACGCGAAAGAAACCGCGGTCGCCAACTGGGTTTATAAAAACAAAACTCCTGCGGGAAAATTCACGGACACGTTGCCCTTATCCTCGGGAACTTATTTCCCTATGGTCGCCCCCGGAAAAGTCATCGGTGTGGTCGGAATCGTTCTCGGCGAACGACTCAACCTGGATCAGGAGAATCTTTTACTCACGATGGGAAATCAAATCGCGCTGGCACTCGAAAGAGAATTGTTATCCGAAGAAACAAGAACGAGATACTTAGCCAATCAATCCGAAAGGTTATACACGATCATCTTCAATTCACTTTCGCACGAACTCAAAACTCCGTTGTCCACGATTCGAGGAGCGGTGACCGCATTGATGGAACCGGAAATCGGAACGGCCGAAGAAGCACGCAACGAATTGTTAAACGAAATCAACGAAAGTAGTATGATTCTCAACCTTCTACTCGGAAACCTATTGGACATTAGCCGATACGAATCCGGTTTTTTAAAGTTGAGAATGGACTGGCACGATCCTTCCGATCTCGTACACGTAGTCGTTCGAAGACTCAGACAAACCGTAAAAAACAGCCGTTGTGTGATCCGTTTACCCGAGAATCCGATTCCTACTTGGATGGACTTCACCCTGATGGAACAGTCCCTTTTTAACGTGGTATTCAACGCGGTTCAAATTTCGCCGGAAGGTTCTCCCGTATCCATAGAACTTATATGCAAAAAAGATAAAATGCAATACGTCGTAGAGGACAACGGTCCCGGAATCCCCGAGGAAGAACTTGAAAAAATCTTCGAGAAATTTTATAGAAGTAAGAATCAATCCCATGTTGGAAGCGGGCTCGGACTTTCCATCAGTAAGTCCATCGTGGAAACACACGGCGGAACCTTGATCGCCGAAAACCGAAAAGAAGGAGGAGCCAGATTTTGTATAGAGATTCCCGTAAAACCCGGTTGA
- a CDS encoding class I SAM-dependent methyltransferase — protein MSEKRTEESDSIHDPGNPMVMFRNRLARMSKHWKKWARKRKIECFRIYDRDIPQVPVSVDIYGPYCQISAYKNSYEISDEERERENAEIGKVVSDVLGLNADQIFWKKREPKKGKEQYEKQSEQAELMEVGENGIRLYVNLSDYLDTGLFLDHRITRDLVRKESKGKKFLNLFSYTGSFTVYAASGGAVKSLSVDLSNTYSEWAEENLKLNGFSLSKHRLLRADVMEWLHTERKEADRERYDLIVVDPPTFSNSKKMTDVFDIQRDHVEILNILYRDFALPGAVLYFSTNFRKFEFYENSILGDNIKDISKITIPDDFRNERIHYCWRMEKPS, from the coding sequence ATGTCAGAAAAAAGAACCGAAGAATCCGATTCGATTCACGATCCCGGAAATCCGATGGTGATGTTTCGCAACCGTCTTGCGAGAATGTCCAAACATTGGAAGAAGTGGGCTCGTAAAAGAAAGATAGAATGTTTTCGGATCTATGATCGGGACATTCCTCAGGTTCCGGTAAGCGTGGATATCTACGGGCCTTACTGTCAAATTTCCGCGTATAAAAACAGTTACGAAATTTCGGACGAGGAAAGAGAAAGGGAGAATGCCGAGATCGGCAAAGTTGTTTCCGATGTTCTCGGTTTAAACGCGGATCAGATCTTTTGGAAAAAAAGAGAACCCAAAAAAGGAAAGGAACAATACGAAAAACAATCCGAACAAGCGGAGCTTATGGAAGTGGGGGAGAACGGAATTCGTCTTTACGTAAATCTATCCGACTACCTCGACACCGGACTTTTTTTGGATCATAGAATCACAAGGGATCTCGTTCGAAAGGAATCGAAAGGGAAAAAATTTCTCAACTTATTTTCTTATACGGGATCGTTTACCGTTTACGCGGCGTCAGGCGGGGCCGTAAAAAGTCTGAGTGTGGATCTTTCCAACACGTATTCGGAATGGGCCGAAGAGAATCTGAAACTCAACGGATTTTCCCTCAGCAAACATCGTCTGCTCAGAGCCGACGTGATGGAATGGCTTCACACCGAAAGAAAGGAAGCGGATCGCGAAAGATACGATTTGATCGTCGTCGATCCGCCGACTTTTTCGAACAGCAAAAAGATGACGGACGTATTCGACATACAAAGGGATCACGTAGAAATATTAAATATTCTTTATAGAGATTTCGCGCTTCCGGGAGCCGTCCTTTATTTTTCCACCAACTTTAGAAAGTTCGAATTTTATGAAAACTCGATCCTTGGGGACAACATAAAGGACATATCCAAGATTACGATTCCGGACGACTTTCGAAACGAAAGGATTCACTATTGCTGGAGAATGGAAAAGCCGAGCTGA
- a CDS encoding EAL domain-containing protein: MKEIMDFSPNTDLVLSESFLNEPLVRNLFSLNAKHETAKEIITELETKEPRPSHKKRTETISQTNGTDLLKILSTILQTKNFHSEYEPILSLDTGKIFGYEALARFYIEGERISPEFVFQELHKDADLFFEFETNLKRFQIENRPLGKNLFLNLDPHVCKNRAQADSWNELLSKRKNVVCEIIENTDSTLIEETRFCLNALKDSNVPIALDDMGGKRNLFCFDFLEYSKFIKFDKHWLHLFKTKESYKNIAWGFLDFARESNIQCILEGIETQEDLLIAAEMRFPLVQGYLFQSKNILV; this comes from the coding sequence ATGAAAGAAATTATGGATTTTTCGCCTAATACTGATTTGGTGCTTTCGGAATCGTTTTTGAACGAGCCACTTGTTCGAAATCTTTTCTCTTTGAATGCGAAACACGAGACTGCAAAAGAAATCATCACGGAACTTGAAACGAAAGAACCTCGTCCCTCGCACAAAAAAAGAACCGAAACCATCTCACAAACAAACGGAACGGATCTTTTAAAAATACTTTCCACAATTTTGCAGACGAAGAATTTTCACTCCGAATACGAACCCATTCTCTCCTTGGACACGGGAAAAATTTTCGGATACGAAGCGCTTGCACGTTTTTATATCGAGGGGGAAAGAATTTCACCCGAGTTCGTATTTCAGGAATTGCACAAGGACGCGGATTTATTTTTCGAGTTCGAGACGAATCTAAAACGGTTTCAAATCGAAAATCGTCCCCTAGGGAAGAATTTATTTCTCAACCTGGATCCCCACGTTTGTAAAAACAGAGCGCAAGCGGATTCGTGGAACGAACTTTTAAGTAAAAGAAAGAACGTCGTCTGCGAAATCATCGAAAACACGGATTCCACATTGATCGAAGAAACCCGTTTTTGTTTGAACGCGTTGAAGGATTCGAACGTTCCGATCGCTCTCGACGACATGGGCGGGAAACGGAACCTTTTTTGTTTCGATTTTTTGGAATATTCTAAATTTATCAAATTCGACAAACACTGGCTTCATCTTTTCAAAACAAAGGAATCGTATAAGAACATAGCCTGGGGGTTTTTGGATTTTGCGAGAGAATCGAACATCCAGTGTATTCTGGAAGGAATCGAAACTCAAGAGGATCTTTTGATCGCGGCGGAGATGAGATTTCCGTTGGTACAAGGATATCTTTTTCAATCCAAGAATATTCTCGTTTAA
- a CDS encoding C40 family peptidase → MIPSKKILFFSVCVLSVLYAVLHAEKKELGEESLRDFYRQTHGIEIEPENNIALYREVYRWLGTPYKDFGTDESGIDCSGFTSKILSKVYGSRLSGPSYTMFPRTNPISKEELKEGDLIFFTIYGDRISHVGVYLKEKKFVHASVKRGVTINSIDEAYYQKYYTASGRL, encoded by the coding sequence ATGATTCCGTCAAAGAAGATCTTATTTTTTTCGGTCTGCGTTCTTTCCGTTTTGTATGCGGTATTACACGCGGAGAAAAAAGAACTCGGGGAAGAATCGCTCCGCGACTTTTATCGTCAAACACACGGAATCGAAATCGAACCCGAGAACAACATCGCTCTTTATCGGGAAGTCTATCGTTGGTTGGGAACTCCTTACAAGGATTTCGGAACCGACGAATCCGGAATCGACTGTTCCGGTTTTACGAGTAAAATTCTTTCCAAGGTGTACGGCTCCCGTCTCAGCGGGCCGAGTTATACGATGTTCCCGCGAACCAATCCGATTTCCAAGGAAGAATTGAAGGAAGGCGATCTGATCTTCTTCACCATCTACGGGGATCGAATCAGCCACGTCGGGGTTTATCTGAAAGAAAAGAAGTTCGTTCACGCTTCCGTAAAAAGAGGGGTTACGATCAATTCAATCGACGAAGCGTATTATCAAAAATACTACACCGCTTCGGGAAGACTTTAA
- a CDS encoding SDR family NAD(P)-dependent oxidoreductase yields MSKLKDKTILITGANGGFGRELTKQLLEKGANVILTDLKAPNTDADFYLHRRWDENGKNGFNPKFVGKILGSFSGDLQTQEGCKDVYQNTLKLSSKGVDVLINNAGLAFKGGLLDVPDKNWNLILDVNLYAPIHLSRLFVPAMLERKQGQIVNLSSVAGQVAPGELIFYSISKFGIRAMGEAMDADLRKKGIAVTNVYPFFADTGILKSQQFGKQQDVPKSIVDSPVAVVKAIVNGMEKRKLHVFPGIKSKTISFFNRMTPNIVHKMTSLSDRF; encoded by the coding sequence ATGAGCAAATTGAAAGATAAGACGATTCTAATCACCGGCGCGAACGGCGGATTCGGAAGAGAATTGACGAAACAACTTTTGGAAAAGGGAGCGAACGTGATTCTCACCGATCTCAAAGCTCCGAACACGGACGCGGATTTTTATCTGCACAGAAGATGGGACGAAAACGGAAAGAACGGTTTTAATCCCAAGTTCGTTGGAAAGATTCTCGGTAGTTTTTCCGGCGATCTTCAAACTCAAGAAGGTTGTAAGGACGTATATCAGAATACTCTAAAGCTTTCCTCCAAGGGTGTGGACGTGTTGATCAACAACGCGGGGCTCGCGTTTAAGGGCGGGCTTTTGGATGTTCCCGATAAAAATTGGAATCTGATTCTCGACGTGAATCTTTACGCGCCGATTCATCTGAGTCGTTTGTTCGTTCCGGCGATGCTCGAAAGAAAACAAGGACAGATCGTAAATCTTTCCTCGGTAGCGGGACAGGTTGCGCCGGGTGAACTGATCTTTTATTCGATTTCTAAATTCGGAATTCGCGCGATGGGCGAAGCGATGGACGCGGATCTTCGTAAAAAGGGAATCGCGGTGACGAACGTGTATCCGTTTTTTGCGGACACCGGAATTTTGAAATCGCAACAGTTCGGAAAACAACAAGACGTTCCTAAGTCGATTGTAGACAGCCCGGTCGCGGTCGTAAAGGCGATCGTAAACGGAATGGAAAAAAGAAAACTGCACGTCTTTCCGGGAATCAAATCCAAGACGATCAGTTTCTTCAACCGTATGACTCCGAATATCGTACATAAGATGACGAGCCTAAGCGATCGATTCTGA
- a CDS encoding alpha/beta fold hydrolase: MKYTYLENQKVKLFLSYSETDSKDAILFVHGYPDTHKTWDLQIDSLKDQYRLGAIDLRGFGRSSKPLEQSEYNYAAILPDLLEAIRFLSKDKKVHLVGHDWGAALGWLFISDPEYSGYIKSFTAISGPHPWLAGKRMIDDLFSLKIENWRKVIDQGFRSWYIWFFQIPMLPEFIWQNFGESIYKLIMDLGGVPKKDSLRKVSRNDIYGATMAPINLFRELLFGRTVISAPSNIKVPVQLIVPQKDFIVLPEVYENSYDYVDKIEIHKLDSNHWVHREKPELVTELIQKFIVKYSA, encoded by the coding sequence TTGAAATACACTTACCTCGAAAATCAAAAAGTAAAATTGTTTCTCTCCTATTCGGAAACGGATTCCAAGGACGCGATTCTTTTCGTTCACGGTTATCCCGATACCCACAAAACCTGGGATCTTCAAATCGATTCCTTAAAGGATCAATATCGTCTGGGCGCGATCGATCTTCGGGGTTTCGGTCGTTCGTCCAAACCCCTAGAACAATCCGAGTACAACTACGCGGCGATTCTTCCCGATCTGCTGGAAGCGATTCGTTTTCTTTCCAAGGACAAAAAAGTCCACCTGGTCGGTCACGATTGGGGAGCCGCGCTCGGATGGTTGTTCATTAGTGATCCCGAATATTCAGGATATATAAAATCATTCACGGCGATCTCGGGTCCGCATCCGTGGCTTGCGGGAAAAAGAATGATAGACGATCTATTCAGTCTTAAAATCGAAAACTGGAGAAAGGTCATCGATCAGGGTTTTCGTTCCTGGTATATCTGGTTTTTTCAGATTCCTATGTTGCCAGAATTCATCTGGCAAAACTTCGGAGAATCGATTTACAAATTGATCATGGACTTAGGAGGGGTTCCCAAAAAGGATTCTCTTCGAAAGGTAAGCAGAAACGATATCTACGGTGCGACGATGGCTCCGATCAATCTGTTTCGGGAATTGTTGTTCGGAAGAACCGTGATCTCGGCTCCGTCGAACATAAAAGTTCCGGTGCAATTGATCGTTCCTCAGAAGGACTTTATCGTATTACCGGAAGTTTACGAAAACTCATACGACTACGTGGATAAGATCGAAATTCATAAATTGGATTCCAATCACTGGGTTCATAGGGAAAAACCCGAACTTGTCACCGAGTTGATTCAAAAATTCATCGTTAAGTATTCCGCATAA
- a CDS encoding metal-dependent hydrolase translates to MNQTNVLEKSDYPVRKPRFQFSDNVPKHWCGDNASLTHVLNAWTILFPEGEKYFIRTIQKYIPQLKEGKVKRNAIAFVGQEAQHAGEHKKFWQNLKDQGYKFEGFMNFVVWFAFGLLEKLFSQKMNMAAVAGLEHYTSLVADLGLRSGLLKQAHPEMRRLFEWHAAEELEHKSAAFDVLKEVTQSYWIRIIGMSIASTIFFAFTFSAVLIFLWQDGLLFRWKTRKELFKLMISEEKVLPLTVIAALKYFRFSFHPDQEDNLYLAKEIFSSQEHQYREAI, encoded by the coding sequence ATGAATCAAACGAACGTCCTTGAAAAATCGGATTATCCGGTTCGAAAACCCAGGTTTCAATTTTCGGATAACGTTCCGAAACATTGGTGCGGAGACAACGCTTCCTTAACGCACGTTTTGAACGCGTGGACCATTCTTTTTCCGGAAGGGGAAAAGTATTTTATCAGAACGATTCAGAAATACATTCCTCAACTGAAAGAAGGAAAGGTAAAACGGAACGCGATCGCGTTTGTGGGCCAAGAAGCGCAACACGCCGGAGAACATAAGAAGTTTTGGCAAAACCTAAAGGATCAAGGATATAAGTTCGAAGGTTTTATGAACTTCGTGGTTTGGTTCGCGTTCGGACTTTTGGAAAAACTATTCTCCCAAAAGATGAACATGGCCGCGGTCGCGGGTTTGGAACATTACACTTCTCTTGTGGCCGATCTCGGATTGAGAAGCGGACTTTTAAAACAAGCGCATCCGGAAATGAGAAGACTTTTCGAATGGCACGCCGCGGAAGAATTGGAACACAAGTCGGCGGCCTTCGACGTTCTGAAGGAAGTGACGCAGAGTTATTGGATTCGTATCATCGGAATGAGCATCGCATCCACGATCTTTTTCGCCTTTACGTTTTCCGCGGTTCTGATCTTTCTTTGGCAGGACGGACTTTTGTTCCGCTGGAAAACCAGAAAGGAATTGTTTAAGCTTATGATTTCGGAAGAGAAGGTTCTCCCTTTGACCGTGATCGCGGCCTTGAAGTACTTTCGGTTTTCGTTTCATCCCGATCAGGAAGACAACTTATACTTAGCGAAAGAAATTTTTTCATCACAAGAACACCAATACAGAGAAGCAATATGA
- a CDS encoding response regulator, with translation MKPKILVADDDDRIRKMIRISLTASHYDVIESGTIRESILKAANESPDVILLDLQFPDGNGVDALREIRTWSETPVIVLSVLSSDAEKISLLDGGADDYITKPFSMGELLARIRVALRNKTQEAGSPIFSSGNLYVDLSSRNVQVSGETVHLTPIEYSFLSLLIQHAGKVLTQEQIIRHVWGPLARNESGPLRVHVASLRKKIESDPSNPSLLLTEPGVGYRLSVNI, from the coding sequence ATGAAACCGAAAATATTGGTCGCGGACGACGACGATCGGATTCGAAAGATGATTCGAATCAGTTTGACCGCTTCGCACTACGATGTGATCGAATCGGGAACGATTCGAGAATCCATCCTCAAAGCCGCGAACGAATCTCCCGATGTGATCCTATTAGACTTACAATTTCCGGACGGAAACGGAGTCGATGCGTTACGCGAAATCAGAACCTGGAGCGAAACTCCGGTCATCGTCTTATCGGTGTTATCTTCCGATGCCGAAAAAATCTCCTTGTTGGACGGAGGAGCGGACGACTATATTACAAAACCGTTTAGTATGGGAGAACTGCTCGCAAGAATCCGAGTCGCGCTTAGAAACAAAACGCAGGAAGCCGGTTCTCCGATATTCTCTTCCGGAAATTTATACGTGGACTTATCGAGTAGAAACGTTCAAGTATCGGGTGAAACCGTACACTTGACTCCGATCGAATATTCTTTTTTATCCTTATTGATTCAACACGCCGGAAAGGTTCTGACCCAGGAACAGATCATACGTCACGTTTGGGGGCCGCTCGCCAGAAACGAATCGGGACCACTTCGAGTTCACGTCGCAAGTTTGAGAAAAAAGATAGAATCCGATCCTTCGAACCCTTCTTTGTTGTTAACGGAACCGGGAGTCGGTTACCGGCTTTCGGTTAATATCTAA